In Liquorilactobacillus nagelii DSM 13675, the following proteins share a genomic window:
- the mutL gene encoding DNA mismatch repair endonuclease MutL, which yields MTKIKELPAILADQIAAGEVVERPASVVKELVENAIDAGSTQISITVKEAGLALIQVTDNGQGIVADEVKLAFRRHSTSKLTDRHDLFRIKTLGFRGEALPSIASVAEVVLATAAVDGQGTQVSIRGGKVLEQKMIARPQGTQVQVKALFFNTPARLKYLKSPQTELAVISDIVNRLSLSHPEIAFTFKNNERVLLETAGNRNLRQTISAIYGIKNARQMLEIKNESLDFKVSGFVSLPKLTRATKNYISLLLNGRYIRNYQLTNAVIKGYGSKLMVGRYPIAVIDLELDPVLVDVNVHPTKQEVRISKEDQLSQLITQTIYDRIYQENLIPEALDNLSSNKRQSLDFKQLNNRLNESSQPYQHVLPNTEATVKKTENFAQAVPEPDEKKVASNVQPEVYIIKQRNELAQKLNTWDQKYVRITKPKSESLSKNESLSNISEKLSAPQMRFPTLNYLGQLHGTYLLAEADNGFYLIDQHAAQERCKYEKFRVTIGNVAAAQQELLVPLVLDYPTSDALLIRANLDKLAAVDIHLEDFGQNSFIVHRHPTWFEAGKEESIIRELIDALLRDGKISITAFREQTAIMMSCKLSIKANHHLDDQQAKALLEQLAKCENPFNCPHGRPTLVHFSNKDLEKMFKRIQDSHQSLKDQ from the coding sequence ATGACTAAAATTAAAGAATTGCCAGCAATTTTGGCCGATCAGATTGCAGCTGGCGAGGTAGTTGAACGGCCGGCTTCGGTAGTTAAAGAATTAGTTGAAAATGCAATTGATGCAGGTAGCACCCAAATCTCAATCACCGTTAAAGAGGCGGGACTTGCCTTAATCCAAGTAACCGATAATGGTCAAGGAATTGTAGCCGATGAGGTTAAATTGGCTTTTAGAAGGCACTCGACAAGCAAGTTAACTGATCGACATGATCTTTTTCGAATTAAAACACTTGGTTTTCGTGGTGAAGCTTTGCCAAGTATTGCTTCTGTTGCCGAAGTAGTTTTAGCTACAGCGGCAGTTGATGGTCAAGGAACTCAAGTTAGCATTCGTGGTGGGAAAGTCTTAGAGCAAAAGATGATTGCCCGTCCACAAGGAACCCAAGTTCAAGTTAAAGCACTTTTTTTCAATACCCCGGCTCGGCTAAAGTATTTAAAAAGTCCACAAACTGAATTAGCAGTTATTAGTGATATTGTTAATCGTTTGTCACTAAGCCATCCAGAGATTGCTTTTACTTTCAAAAATAATGAACGAGTTTTGTTAGAAACAGCCGGAAATCGAAATTTACGACAAACAATTAGTGCAATTTATGGAATAAAAAATGCCCGCCAAATGCTAGAAATTAAAAATGAGAGTTTGGATTTTAAAGTTAGCGGTTTTGTTTCTCTTCCCAAATTAACTCGAGCAACAAAAAATTATATTAGTCTTTTGTTAAATGGACGCTATATTCGCAATTATCAATTAACTAACGCGGTGATTAAAGGTTATGGTTCTAAATTAATGGTTGGACGTTACCCGATTGCAGTCATTGACCTTGAGTTGGATCCAGTCTTAGTTGATGTGAATGTTCATCCAACCAAACAAGAGGTTCGAATTAGCAAAGAAGATCAGTTATCTCAGTTGATAACTCAAACAATTTATGACAGAATTTATCAAGAAAATTTAATTCCTGAGGCACTTGACAACCTCAGTAGCAATAAGCGTCAGTCTTTGGACTTTAAGCAGTTGAATAATCGTTTGAATGAAAGTTCTCAACCTTATCAGCATGTTTTGCCCAATACTGAAGCAACGGTTAAGAAAACGGAAAATTTTGCCCAAGCAGTTCCTGAACCTGACGAAAAAAAAGTAGCAAGTAATGTTCAGCCAGAAGTTTATATTATTAAACAACGTAATGAGCTAGCACAAAAACTTAATACTTGGGATCAAAAATATGTTAGAATTACCAAACCGAAATCTGAATCACTATCCAAAAATGAAAGTTTAAGTAATATTTCAGAAAAATTATCGGCTCCCCAGATGCGTTTTCCGACATTGAATTATTTGGGCCAACTTCATGGCACTTACTTATTGGCTGAAGCCGATAACGGTTTTTATTTAATTGATCAGCATGCCGCACAGGAACGATGTAAATATGAAAAATTTCGTGTGACAATTGGTAATGTGGCAGCTGCTCAGCAAGAGTTATTGGTACCATTAGTTTTGGATTATCCAACAAGTGACGCGCTTTTAATTAGGGCAAATTTGGATAAATTAGCTGCGGTAGATATTCACCTAGAGGATTTCGGCCAGAATAGTTTTATTGTTCACCGGCATCCTACTTGGTTTGAAGCCGGCAAAGAGGAATCGATTATTCGAGAATTAATTGATGCACTTTTACGTGACGGTAAAATTTCAATCACAGCTTTTCGAGAACAAACCGCGATCATGATGAGTTGTAAATTGTCAATTAAAGCTAATCATCACTTGGATGATCAGCAAGCAAAGGCCTTATTAGAACAACTGGCTAAATGTGAGAATCCCTTTAACTGTCCACATGGAAGACCAACTTTGGTGCATTTTTCTAATAAAGACTTGGAAAAAATGTTCAAGCGAATTCAAGATTCACATCAGAGTTTAAAAGATCAGTAA